A stretch of Halocalculus aciditolerans DNA encodes these proteins:
- the pdxS gene encoding pyridoxal 5'-phosphate synthase lyase subunit PdxS, whose protein sequence is MAESTDLEELKRGTDLVKRGFARMQKGGVIMDVVNAEQARIAEDAGAVAVMHLEAVPADIRKRGGVARMADPSGIQEVIDEVSIPVMGKVRIGHRKEAEIMEVAGADMIDESEVLTPADDKYHIDKRDFTAPFVCGARNLGEALRRIDEGAAMIRTKGEAGTGDVNQAVHHQRTIKSAIRKLEGMNHEEREMWARENEAPAELVHETAEMGRLPVVNFAAGGIATPADAALMMYHECDGIFVGSGIFGAEDPERMGRAVVDAVNNWDDPEKLAAIASDIGAGMKGEANVDLPEEEKLQGRGN, encoded by the coding sequence ATGGCTGAATCCACCGACCTCGAAGAGCTGAAGCGGGGGACGGACCTCGTGAAGCGCGGGTTCGCGCGCATGCAGAAAGGCGGCGTCATCATGGACGTCGTGAACGCCGAGCAGGCGCGTATCGCGGAGGACGCGGGCGCGGTCGCCGTCATGCACTTAGAGGCCGTTCCGGCGGACATCCGGAAGCGCGGCGGCGTCGCGCGGATGGCGGACCCGAGCGGGATTCAGGAGGTCATCGACGAGGTCTCCATCCCGGTGATGGGGAAGGTCCGTATCGGCCACCGGAAGGAGGCCGAGATCATGGAGGTCGCGGGCGCGGACATGATCGACGAGTCCGAGGTCCTCACGCCGGCGGACGACAAGTACCACATCGACAAGCGCGATTTCACCGCGCCGTTCGTCTGCGGCGCGCGGAACCTCGGGGAGGCGCTCCGCCGCATCGACGAGGGCGCGGCGATGATTCGCACGAAGGGCGAGGCCGGCACGGGCGACGTGAACCAGGCCGTCCACCACCAGCGCACCATCAAGAGCGCGATTCGCAAGCTCGAAGGGATGAACCACGAGGAGCGCGAGATGTGGGCGCGCGAGAACGAGGCTCCCGCCGAGCTCGTCCACGAGACCGCGGAAATGGGCCGCCTCCCCGTCGTGAACTTCGCGGCGGGCGGCATCGCGACTCCGGCGGACGCGGCGCTCATGATGTACCACGAGTGCGACGGCATCTTCGTCGGCTCCGGCATCTTCGGCGCGGAGGACCCCGAGCGGATGGGTCGCGCGGTCGTCGACGCCGTCAACAACTGGGACGACCCCGAGAAGCTCGCGGCCATCGCCTCCGACATCGGCGCGGGGATGAAGGGCGAGGCGAACGTCGACCTCCCCGAGGAGGAGAAGCTGCAGGGCCGCGGGAACTGA
- a CDS encoding nitrilase-related carbon-nitrogen hydrolase, which yields MASFTVGLCQVGAAPGESAASFRRRVSESMDRAGDANCYVLPELVACTRHWTAGSTARDLVLDEAEADDYCEFLAGEADERNAVVVGGSYYAETSDDIRNRCVVAVPGEGVATYDKAHPIPSERTAGVAASEHVAPVVEHGGVKVGVAVCYDVEFPEFVREAVDRGAEVLAVPSWTGARAGYERVRRCAAARAVENQAYVAAVPLVAPAADVDATGRSAVYGPCDGLVGPDGTRLTLPADEDAAASCTVDMDALRESREAADVRPYTDATEVF from the coding sequence ATGGCTTCGTTCACGGTCGGTCTCTGTCAGGTCGGTGCGGCACCCGGCGAGTCGGCGGCGTCCTTCCGCCGACGGGTGTCGGAGTCGATGGACCGCGCGGGCGACGCGAACTGCTACGTCCTCCCGGAACTGGTCGCGTGCACGCGGCACTGGACGGCGGGGTCGACCGCCCGCGACCTCGTCCTCGACGAGGCTGAGGCGGACGACTACTGCGAGTTCCTCGCGGGCGAGGCGGACGAGCGGAACGCCGTCGTGGTCGGCGGGTCGTACTACGCCGAGACGAGCGACGACATCCGGAACCGCTGCGTCGTCGCCGTCCCCGGCGAGGGCGTGGCGACCTACGACAAAGCCCACCCGATTCCGTCGGAGCGCACGGCGGGCGTGGCGGCGTCCGAGCACGTCGCGCCGGTCGTCGAACACGGGGGCGTGAAAGTCGGCGTCGCGGTCTGCTACGACGTCGAGTTCCCCGAGTTCGTCCGCGAGGCCGTCGACCGCGGCGCGGAAGTGCTCGCCGTGCCGTCGTGGACGGGGGCGCGCGCCGGCTACGAGCGCGTCCGCCGGTGCGCCGCGGCGCGCGCCGTCGAGAATCAGGCGTACGTCGCGGCCGTGCCGCTCGTCGCCCCCGCCGCCGACGTCGACGCGACCGGCCGCTCGGCGGTCTACGGTCCCTGCGACGGCCTCGTCGGCCCGGACGGCACGCGACTCACGCTCCCCGCGGACGAGGACGCCGCCGCGTCCTGCACGGTCGACATGGACGCGCTCAGGGAGTCGCGGGAAGCCGCGGACGTCCGCCCGTACACCGACGCCACCGAAGTCTTCTAA
- a CDS encoding aminotransferase family protein, translated as MDQSTIPHWYAPDGDVLELVEGEGVRVSDADGNEYLDFLSQLYSVNAGHSQPAIADAMAEQARKIAYVSPSKHNDQRARLAGRLAEKAPDSLTDVMFSVTGSEANEAAMQLARDYQGASKILTRWRSYHGSTYGAAALTGDPSTRAAVEEHAAVTGHAKFLPPLDYGGPFSADTPEELAEQAADHLEWVIRNEGPDSIAALFTEPIAGTSGAYPAPPGYFERVRELCDEYDILLVSDEVIAGFGRCGDWFGIQTEGVEPDMITFAKGVTSSYAPLAGVIVNEEIAEHVGEEGMPVGQTFAGHPVSCAAGNAALDAYEDGMLENVRDLAPHLEARLRDLESVPEVQDVHGRGFLWSVEFGRPDGEKDEFLFDPRVDEGENPVAAVRDEARARGVLFGSGRPDTQVLVAPPLCTEQDDIDRAVDVLEASVDAAFGANGGD; from the coding sequence ATGGATCAGTCTACCATCCCGCACTGGTACGCGCCGGACGGCGACGTGCTCGAACTCGTCGAGGGCGAGGGCGTCCGCGTCTCCGACGCCGACGGGAACGAGTACCTCGACTTCCTCTCCCAGCTCTACAGCGTGAACGCCGGGCACTCCCAGCCGGCAATCGCGGACGCGATGGCCGAGCAAGCCCGGAAGATCGCGTACGTCTCGCCGTCGAAGCACAACGACCAGCGCGCGCGCCTCGCCGGCCGCCTCGCCGAGAAAGCCCCCGACTCACTCACCGACGTCATGTTCTCCGTGACGGGGAGCGAGGCGAACGAGGCCGCGATGCAGCTCGCGCGCGACTACCAGGGCGCGTCGAAGATTCTCACGCGCTGGCGGTCCTACCACGGCTCGACCTACGGCGCGGCCGCGCTCACCGGCGACCCGAGCACGCGCGCCGCCGTCGAAGAACACGCCGCGGTCACCGGCCACGCGAAGTTCCTCCCGCCGCTCGACTACGGCGGCCCCTTCAGTGCCGACACCCCCGAGGAGCTCGCGGAGCAGGCCGCCGACCACCTGGAGTGGGTCATCCGGAACGAGGGCCCGGACTCCATCGCCGCGCTCTTCACCGAACCCATCGCCGGCACCTCCGGTGCCTATCCCGCGCCGCCCGGCTACTTCGAGCGCGTGAGAGAACTCTGCGACGAGTACGACATCCTCCTCGTCTCCGACGAGGTCATCGCGGGCTTCGGCCGCTGCGGCGACTGGTTCGGCATCCAGACAGAAGGCGTCGAGCCCGACATGATCACGTTCGCGAAGGGCGTCACGTCGTCGTACGCGCCGCTCGCCGGCGTCATCGTGAATGAGGAGATCGCCGAACACGTCGGCGAGGAGGGCATGCCGGTCGGGCAGACGTTCGCCGGCCACCCCGTCTCCTGCGCCGCCGGGAACGCCGCCCTCGACGCCTACGAGGACGGCATGCTCGAGAACGTCCGCGACCTCGCGCCGCACCTCGAAGCCCGCCTCCGCGACCTCGAATCCGTCCCGGAGGTCCAGGATGTCCACGGCCGCGGCTTCCTCTGGAGCGTCGAGTTCGGCCGCCCGGACGGCGAGAAAGACGAGTTCCTCTTCGACCCGCGCGTCGACGAGGGCGAGAACCCCGTCGCCGCCGTCCGCGACGAAGCCCGGGCGCGCGGCGTGCTCTTCGGGAGCGGACGCCCCGACACGCAGGTCCTCGTCGCCCCGCCGCTCTGCACCGAGCAGGACGACATCGACCGCGCCGTCGACGTCCTCGAAGCGAGCGTCGACGCCGCCTTCGGCGCGAACGGAGGTGACTGA
- a CDS encoding CoA-acylating methylmalonate-semialdehyde dehydrogenase encodes MRELEHFVGGEWRTGSGADGADVVNPATNEAVATVAYASEGDLDDAIAAANDAFEEWSETPVEARIQPLFRYKQLLEENQEDLAETLVEEHGKTKAEAMGELRRGIENVEVACGMPTMLQGGHLPHAAPEIDETAVRRPLGTYAAITPFNFPGMIPLWFLPYAVAAGNTFVLKPSEKTPVTAQRLVELADEAGFPDGVISLVNGGPETVNGILEHDGVTGVSFVGSTPVAKHVYETAAKHGKRVQAQGGAKNHILVADSADLDFAAEQTVSSAFANTGQRCLANPVAVVADGVYDEFVEKVVAEAASMTVAPGLDDDSEMGPLITPEHHERVRDYIETGVEEGADLVLDGRDGDVPETGNFLAPSVFADVDPADTIAREEIFGPVLALVRADDVEDAIGIANESDFGNAASLFTSEGADAKRFRHGVDAGNLGVNVGTAAPMAFFHFGGRKDSFFGDLHAQGEDMVHFYTDEHVYIERWPDA; translated from the coding sequence ATGCGGGAACTCGAACACTTCGTGGGCGGGGAGTGGCGGACCGGGAGCGGAGCGGACGGCGCGGACGTGGTGAACCCGGCGACGAACGAGGCGGTCGCGACGGTGGCGTACGCGAGCGAGGGCGACCTGGACGACGCCATCGCGGCCGCGAACGACGCCTTCGAGGAGTGGAGCGAGACCCCCGTCGAAGCCCGCATCCAGCCGCTCTTCCGGTACAAGCAGCTCTTAGAGGAGAACCAAGAGGACCTCGCGGAGACGCTCGTCGAAGAGCACGGGAAGACGAAGGCCGAGGCGATGGGCGAACTCCGCAGAGGCATCGAGAACGTCGAGGTCGCCTGCGGGATGCCGACGATGCTGCAGGGCGGCCACCTCCCGCACGCCGCGCCCGAAATCGACGAGACGGCCGTCCGCCGGCCGCTCGGCACCTACGCCGCCATCACGCCGTTCAACTTCCCCGGGATGATCCCGCTCTGGTTCCTCCCCTATGCTGTCGCCGCCGGGAACACCTTCGTCCTCAAGCCGAGCGAGAAAACTCCTGTTACTGCCCAGCGCCTCGTCGAACTCGCCGACGAAGCCGGTTTTCCCGATGGCGTCATCTCTCTCGTCAACGGCGGCCCCGAGACGGTGAACGGCATCCTCGAACACGACGGCGTCACCGGCGTCTCGTTCGTCGGCTCCACTCCCGTCGCGAAGCACGTCTACGAGACCGCGGCGAAGCACGGAAAGCGCGTGCAGGCGCAGGGCGGCGCGAAGAACCACATCCTCGTCGCGGACTCCGCGGACCTCGACTTCGCCGCCGAGCAGACCGTGAGCTCGGCGTTCGCGAACACCGGCCAGCGCTGCCTCGCCAACCCCGTCGCCGTCGTCGCCGACGGCGTCTACGACGAGTTCGTCGAGAAGGTCGTCGCGGAAGCCGCGTCGATGACGGTCGCTCCCGGTCTCGACGACGACTCGGAGATGGGCCCGCTCATCACGCCCGAGCACCACGAGCGCGTCCGCGACTACATCGAAACCGGCGTCGAGGAGGGCGCGGACCTCGTCCTCGACGGCCGCGACGGCGACGTCCCAGAGACGGGGAACTTCCTCGCGCCGAGCGTCTTCGCGGACGTCGACCCCGCCGACACCATCGCCCGCGAGGAAATCTTCGGCCCCGTCCTCGCGCTCGTCCGGGCCGACGACGTCGAGGACGCCATCGGCATCGCCAACGAGAGCGACTTCGGGAACGCCGCCAGCCTCTTCACCAGCGAGGGCGCTGACGCCAAGCGCTTCCGCCACGGCGTCGACGCCGGCAACCTCGGCGTCAACGTCGGCACCGCCGCCCCGATGGCGTTCTTCCACTTCGGCGGCCGCAAGGACTCCTTCTTCGGCGACCTGCACGCGCAGGGCGAAGACATGGTCCACTTCTACACCGACGAACACGTCTACATCGAACGCTGGCCCGACGCCTGA
- a CDS encoding amidase translates to MPDSEFDVVEATVADVHAAMHAGDVTAVDLVDAYLARIDAYDGELNAILTVNDGARERAAELDAAFDESGAVGPLHGIPVVLKDNQDTHDMPTTAGAVALAEHQPESDATGVARIREAGGVVLAKANLQEFAFGVDTISSLGGATANAYDTDRRPSGSSGGTAVAVAANFSVLGTGTDTCSSIRSPPAFASCVGVRPTRGLVSRDGVIPLCDTQDTLGPIARTVEDAARLLDVLAGYDPADPVSARGVDSVPDDGYVASLDADGLDGARIGVARQLFGLNDPDAASADAAAEVTRVVDAALDEMRAAGAELADPVAVPDRDTLERPRVLADEFQRDLDAYLDGHDDPPAGSLREIYDSGTIADTVEARIEDTGVLDVTDPEADPDYLRRLRARDTLRTDILARMADRNLDALLYPPSTIPPVNIPANQPFSELNCALSAHTGLPAVVVPAGFTEGGLPVGVELLGRAFAEPRLLELAAGFEAATDHRRPPAAFPALD, encoded by the coding sequence ATGCCCGACAGTGAGTTCGACGTGGTCGAGGCGACCGTCGCGGACGTCCACGCGGCGATGCACGCGGGTGACGTCACCGCCGTCGACCTCGTCGACGCCTACCTCGCGCGCATCGACGCCTACGACGGCGAACTGAACGCGATTCTCACCGTGAACGACGGGGCGCGCGAACGCGCCGCCGAACTCGACGCGGCCTTCGACGAATCAGGCGCTGTCGGGCCGCTCCACGGTATCCCCGTCGTGCTGAAGGACAACCAGGACACCCACGACATGCCGACGACCGCCGGCGCGGTGGCGCTCGCGGAGCACCAGCCGGAATCGGACGCGACCGGCGTCGCCCGCATCCGCGAGGCCGGCGGCGTCGTCCTCGCGAAGGCGAACCTCCAGGAGTTCGCGTTCGGCGTCGACACGATTAGCTCGCTCGGCGGCGCGACGGCGAACGCCTACGACACCGACCGTCGACCGTCCGGGTCGAGCGGCGGAACCGCGGTCGCCGTCGCGGCGAACTTCAGCGTTCTCGGCACCGGTACCGACACCTGCTCGTCCATTCGCTCGCCGCCCGCGTTCGCGAGCTGCGTCGGCGTCCGCCCGACCCGCGGGCTCGTGAGCCGCGACGGCGTCATTCCGCTCTGCGACACCCAGGACACGCTCGGCCCCATCGCGCGAACGGTCGAGGACGCCGCTCGCCTGCTGGACGTCCTCGCGGGCTACGACCCCGCGGACCCGGTCAGCGCCCGCGGCGTCGACTCCGTCCCCGACGACGGCTACGTCGCGTCCCTCGATGCGGACGGCCTCGACGGCGCGCGCATCGGCGTTGCTCGCCAACTTTTCGGACTGAACGACCCGGACGCCGCCTCGGCGGACGCCGCGGCCGAGGTGACGCGCGTCGTCGACGCCGCGCTCGACGAGATGCGCGCCGCCGGAGCCGAACTCGCCGACCCCGTCGCCGTCCCCGACCGCGACACCCTCGAACGCCCACGCGTGCTCGCCGACGAGTTCCAGCGCGACCTCGACGCCTACCTCGACGGCCACGACGACCCGCCCGCCGGCTCCCTCCGCGAGATCTACGACTCCGGCACGATCGCGGACACCGTCGAAGCCCGCATCGAGGACACCGGCGTCCTCGACGTCACCGACCCCGAGGCCGACCCCGACTACCTCCGCCGGCTCCGCGCCCGCGACACCCTCCGCACCGACATCCTCGCGCGAATGGCCGACCGCAATCTCGACGCGCTTCTCTACCCGCCGTCGACGATTCCGCCCGTGAATATTCCGGCGAATCAGCCGTTCTCGGAGTTGAACTGCGCGCTCTCCGCGCACACCGGGCTCCCGGCGGTCGTCGTTCCCGCCGGCTTCACGGAGGGCGGCCTCCCGGTCGGCGTCGAACTCCTCGGGCGCGCGTTCGCCGAACCCCGCCTCCTCGAACTCGCCGCCGGGTTCGAGGCCGCGACCGATCACCGCCGCCCGCCCGCGGCGTTCCCCGCGCTCGACTGA
- a CDS encoding ABC transporter substrate-binding protein, with the protein MSRRGFLTAAGAAGVTAALAGCSGGSGDTTTTSSGTTSGTTQSTTTSGDESLAVTITQGQMPTTLDPQDHRETTTDNVVLQAYEGLLSRSAEGSVQAELATEWERVEEGRVRFHLREGVTFHSGNDLTAEDVAYSINRIVKEDVGFVSPQSDQLPGVTGAEVADVDGMAVDVISDGLNPIVFASFATYCDVMEKAWVQENSKNYVAQHMNGTGPFKLKNYEEDVQVVFERNEDYWRDPAAVTELTFDAASESSVRVNKLIENESDIIVNVPPQDISRVRSADNASVTAVPSTRVIYNAMRYDVEPFDSVDFRQAMNHAVDMESIVENVLSGFGAVTNQPTLENFFGYNPDISNYEFDREKAESLVESSGYAGAEIELHTPVGRYLKDVEVAQAVVNQINQLSNVSASLKQRDFGALAGELADGDITTGPHWYLIGWGNATFDASQTLIPLLTSGGSLTSWENDEFDSLVEQAQNEGDQDKREQLLQEANQLAHDEAPWIFLNRQFSVYGQTTRISWEARSDERIDAYAIGHGS; encoded by the coding sequence GTGAGCCGGCGCGGTTTCCTGACGGCTGCCGGCGCGGCAGGCGTCACCGCCGCGCTCGCCGGGTGTTCGGGGGGATCGGGCGATACGACGACGACGAGCAGCGGAACGACGAGCGGGACGACGCAGTCGACGACGACGAGCGGCGACGAGTCCCTGGCGGTCACCATCACGCAGGGCCAGATGCCGACGACGCTCGACCCGCAGGACCACCGCGAGACGACGACGGACAACGTCGTCCTGCAGGCCTACGAGGGCCTGCTCTCCCGGAGCGCCGAAGGGTCCGTGCAGGCCGAACTGGCGACGGAGTGGGAGCGCGTCGAAGAAGGCCGCGTGCGCTTCCACCTCCGCGAGGGCGTGACGTTCCACTCCGGGAACGACCTCACCGCGGAGGACGTCGCGTACAGCATCAACCGCATCGTGAAAGAGGACGTCGGGTTCGTCAGCCCGCAGTCCGACCAGCTCCCGGGCGTCACCGGCGCGGAAGTCGCCGACGTCGACGGGATGGCCGTCGACGTCATCTCCGACGGCCTGAACCCCATCGTCTTCGCGTCCTTCGCGACGTACTGCGACGTCATGGAGAAGGCGTGGGTGCAGGAGAACTCGAAGAACTACGTCGCCCAGCACATGAACGGCACCGGGCCGTTCAAGCTCAAGAACTACGAGGAGGACGTTCAGGTCGTCTTCGAGCGCAACGAGGACTACTGGCGCGACCCCGCCGCCGTGACGGAGCTGACGTTCGACGCGGCGTCCGAGTCGAGCGTCCGCGTGAACAAGCTCATCGAGAACGAGAGCGACATCATCGTGAACGTCCCGCCGCAGGACATCAGCCGCGTGCGCTCTGCGGACAACGCGTCCGTCACCGCCGTGCCGTCCACGCGCGTCATCTACAACGCGATGCGGTACGACGTCGAGCCGTTCGACAGCGTCGACTTCCGGCAGGCGATGAACCACGCCGTCGACATGGAGTCCATCGTCGAGAACGTCCTCTCCGGGTTCGGCGCGGTGACGAACCAGCCGACGCTGGAGAACTTCTTCGGGTACAACCCCGACATCTCGAACTACGAGTTCGACCGCGAAAAGGCCGAATCCCTCGTCGAATCCTCGGGGTACGCGGGCGCGGAAATCGAACTGCACACGCCCGTCGGCCGCTACCTGAAGGACGTCGAAGTCGCGCAGGCCGTCGTGAACCAGATTAACCAGCTGTCGAACGTCTCCGCGAGCCTCAAGCAGCGCGACTTCGGCGCGCTCGCCGGTGAACTCGCCGACGGCGACATCACGACCGGCCCGCACTGGTACCTCATCGGCTGGGGGAACGCGACGTTCGACGCGAGCCAGACGCTCATCCCGCTCCTCACGAGCGGCGGCTCGCTCACCTCCTGGGAGAACGACGAGTTCGACTCCCTCGTCGAGCAAGCGCAGAACGAGGGCGACCAGGACAAGCGCGAGCAGCTCCTCCAGGAAGCGAACCAGCTCGCGCACGACGAAGCCCCGTGGATCTTCCTCAATCGGCAGTTCAGCGTCTACGGGCAGACGACGCGCATCTCCTGGGAAGCACGGTCCGACGAACGCATCGACGCGTACGCCATCGGGCACGGGAGCTAA
- a CDS encoding ABC transporter permease, with product MSFARFLTKRVLQGILVVWGVITVVFLLRYVTPGDPVTFIAPLDASPELRQQIAAELGLNRPVYVQYFDYLTDVMMGNLGSSYITGTSANARIFARLPVTVELALASTVVAVVLSIPLGVVSATRRHQPADYAATTFSLVGISTPNFWLGIMLVLVLSVQFGLFPTSGMARYQGDPLLFVDAVRLFATQGAIQPFVTWLSHITLPAITLGTYFTALVTRLTRSGMLDELGKSYIQALRAKGLPETLTRYRHALKNTLIPIITVLGLQLGTLIGGAVITEAVFDWPGLGTLVIDSINARDWVMIQGCLIVIGVSFVLVNIVVDTLYAYVNPQVVYD from the coding sequence ATGTCTTTCGCACGGTTCCTCACCAAACGCGTACTTCAGGGCATCCTCGTCGTCTGGGGTGTCATCACCGTCGTCTTTCTCCTCCGGTACGTCACGCCGGGCGACCCGGTGACGTTCATCGCCCCGCTCGACGCGAGCCCCGAGCTCCGCCAGCAGATCGCCGCGGAACTCGGGTTGAACCGCCCGGTATACGTCCAGTACTTCGACTACCTCACCGACGTGATGATGGGTAACCTCGGGTCGTCCTACATCACGGGGACGAGCGCGAACGCCCGTATCTTCGCGCGCCTCCCCGTGACGGTCGAACTCGCGCTAGCGTCGACGGTCGTCGCCGTCGTCCTCTCCATCCCGCTCGGCGTCGTGTCGGCGACGCGCCGCCACCAGCCCGCGGACTACGCGGCGACGACGTTCAGCCTCGTCGGCATCAGCACGCCGAACTTCTGGCTCGGCATCATGCTCGTCCTCGTGCTCTCCGTCCAGTTCGGGCTCTTCCCGACGAGCGGCATGGCGCGCTACCAGGGCGACCCGCTCCTCTTCGTCGACGCCGTCCGGTTGTTCGCGACGCAGGGAGCGATACAGCCGTTCGTGACGTGGCTCTCCCACATCACGCTCCCCGCGATAACGCTGGGGACGTACTTCACGGCGCTCGTCACGCGACTCACCCGTAGCGGGATGCTCGACGAGCTCGGGAAGTCCTACATTCAGGCGCTCCGCGCGAAGGGCCTCCCGGAGACGCTCACCCGCTACCGGCACGCGCTGAAGAACACGCTCATCCCCATCATCACCGTGCTCGGCCTCCAGCTCGGCACGCTCATCGGCGGCGCGGTCATCACGGAAGCCGTCTTCGACTGGCCCGGGCTGGGCACGCTCGTCATCGACTCCATCAACGCCCGCGACTGGGTGATGATTCAGGGCTGTCTCATCGTCATCGGCGTGAGCTTCGTCCTCGTCAACATCGTCGTGGACACGCTCTACGCCTACGTCAACCCACAGGTGGTGTACGACTAG
- a CDS encoding ABC transporter permease: protein MSLLDDLLDRLGSALRNAVSPRTRRNLKRELRGSALAKLGIVLVGVIVFVAVFAPFLAPHNPTAQHLNQSHLPPLGFSDQKTVTSSEFVNGSIQVVNETRYVNATTTYPLGTDSLGRGMLSRVIYGARTSLLVGLLGTAVAGLIGVTVGLSAGYYGGKVDDALMRSADIMLAFPSLVLAVALVGLFGRVAIPVPDPFVILGITPEMPETFILPGTVILVVGLVNWVWFARVARGEALTLADQEYVKAARSIGASDRHTIFRHILPNAITPILVLGTIQVAAIILLESSLSFLGFSGTTLSWGFDISQGRDYLASSWWIATVPGVAIVWSVIGINLLGDWLRDALDPGIEGEGGV from the coding sequence ATGTCTCTCCTCGACGATCTCCTCGACCGCCTCGGGTCGGCGCTCCGGAACGCGGTGTCGCCGCGCACCCGCCGGAACCTCAAGCGCGAACTCCGCGGCTCCGCGCTCGCGAAACTCGGCATCGTCCTCGTCGGCGTCATCGTCTTCGTCGCCGTGTTCGCGCCGTTCCTCGCGCCGCACAACCCGACCGCACAGCACCTCAACCAATCCCACCTCCCGCCGCTCGGGTTCAGCGACCAGAAGACCGTCACGTCCTCCGAGTTCGTGAACGGCTCCATCCAGGTCGTGAACGAGACGCGGTACGTGAACGCGACCACGACCTACCCGCTCGGCACGGACAGCCTCGGCCGCGGGATGCTCTCCCGCGTCATCTACGGCGCGCGCACGAGCCTGCTCGTCGGCCTGCTCGGCACCGCCGTCGCCGGCCTCATCGGCGTCACCGTCGGACTCTCCGCCGGCTACTACGGCGGGAAGGTCGACGACGCCCTCATGCGCTCCGCCGATATCATGCTCGCGTTCCCGAGCCTCGTGCTCGCCGTGGCGCTCGTCGGCCTCTTCGGCCGCGTCGCCATCCCCGTCCCCGACCCCTTCGTGATACTCGGGATAACTCCGGAGATGCCGGAGACCTTCATCCTCCCCGGAACCGTCATCCTGGTCGTCGGCCTCGTGAACTGGGTGTGGTTCGCGCGGGTCGCCCGCGGCGAAGCCCTCACGCTCGCCGACCAGGAGTACGTGAAGGCCGCGCGCTCTATCGGCGCGTCCGACCGCCACACCATCTTCCGGCACATCCTCCCGAACGCCATCACGCCCATCCTCGTCCTCGGCACCATCCAGGTCGCCGCCATCATCCTCCTCGAGAGCTCGCTCTCCTTCCTCGGGTTCTCCGGGACGACGCTCTCCTGGGGCTTCGACATCTCGCAGGGCCGCGACTACCTCGCGTCCTCGTGGTGGATCGCGACCGTTCCCGGCGTCGCCATCGTCTGGAGCGTCATCGGCATCAACCTCCTCGGCGACTGGCTCCGCGACGCCCTCGACCCCGGTATCGAGGGGGAGGGAGGTGTTTAG